GCCGCCATGCATCACGCCGGCGCCGTTCATATGCTTGCGTTCGGCGCGAAAGGCGGCGACCGGTCCTGCCGCGTCAACCCTGTAGTAGAATGGTCCGGCCGTCTGAGCTTCGAACGGTTCGTCTGGCCAGTTGGCCCAGCCGGCCCATTCCCCTGTTTCGACGGTCACCGGTGGCATGCTCACTCCCTGTCATTCTGGCTGCGGCAACCATACCCTTACGGCCCCCTTCGACAAGCGTGCCGTTGCGGCATAAAGTGGGCGCCAGAAACGAAAACCGGGAGACGACACCGATGGCCTTTGACGCCGAAACCCGCGCCGCGCTGATCGAACAGGTGCGCCGCTTCGTGACCGAGACCTGTGTGCCGGTCGAGGCGCAGGTGGGCGAGGAAGACGCGGTGCCGCAGCACGTCATCGACGAGATGAAGGCCCTCGGCCTGTTCGGCATTGCCGTGCCCGAGGAGTATGGCGGGCTTGATCTCGACATGGAAACCGAATGCCTGGTGGCGTTCGAGCTCGGCAAGACCTCCCCGGCTTTCCGTTCGGTGGCCGGCACGAATATCGGCATCGGCAGCCAGGCGCTGATCCTGTTCGGCACGGACGAGCAGAAATCGAAATGGCTGCCGGGCATCGCCTCGGGCGACCTGATCGCCAGCTTCGCGCTGACCGAGCCGGAAGCGGGCTCCGACGCCGCAGGCCTGAAGACGAAAGCCACGCGCGACGGCGACCATTACATTCTCAACGGCACCAAACGCTACATCACCAATGCCAACAAGGCGGACCTCTTCACCGTCATGGCACGGACGAACCCGAACGAGCCGGGCGCCAAGGGCGTCTCAGCCTTCATCGTGGAACGAAACACACCGGGCCTGTCGGTCGGTGTGCCCGAGAAGAAGATGGGCCAGCAGGGCGCGCATATCTGCGACGTGATCTTCGAGAATGCCCGCGTGCCTGCCGCCAACATGATCGCCAAGGAAGGCGAAGGTTTCAAGGTCGCCATGAGCGTGCTGGACAAGGGCAGGCTGCACATTTCGGCGGTCGCCACCGGCGTCTCCAAGCGCCTGATCCGCGAGATGGTGAACTATTCACTGGAGCGCAAACAGTTCGGCAAGCCGATCTTCGAGCATCAGATGCTGCAGGCGCTGATCGCGGATTCGCAGGCGGAAACCTATGCCGCCGAATGCATGATCCTCGACGCGGCCCGCCGCCGCGATGCGGGCGAGGATGTCACCATGCTTGCCTCGTGCACCAAGCTCTTCGCCACCGAAGCCTGCGGCCGTGTGGCCGACCGCGCCGTGCAGATCTTCGGCGGCGCAGGCTACGTCACCGATTACGGCATCGAGCGCTTCTACCGAGACGTCCGCATCTTCCGCCTCTACGAAGGCACCAGCCAGATACAGCAGATCATCATTGCCCGGGAACTGGCCCGGGCCGCAAAGACAGGAAACCTCTGATGTTCGAACACGACCCCACAGACCCGCACGAAGTCGGCCTCAATGCAGACCGCCTCGCGGCGATGCCTGGCTATTTCAAGGAAAACTACATCGACACCGGCAAGCTGCCCTGCATGGGCCTGCTGGTCTCGCGCGGTGGTGAGATTGCGCATGAGAGTTATACCGGCACGACCGAGATGGGCGGCGACAAGCCGATTGGTCCGGACACGATCTTCCGCATCTATTCGATGACCAAGCCGATCACGACGCTCGCCATCATGATGCTGGTCGAGGAATGCAAGCTGCGGCTCGACCATCCGGTCAGCCGCTACATTCCCGAATACAAGAACGCGATGGTCTGGGACGGCGGCACCGCCGCGGCGCCGAAACTGCGCAAGCCCGACCGCGAGATGCAGGTGCTCGATCTCGTCACCCACACCTCCGGCCTCACCTATGGCTTCCTGTTCCAGGATGAAACCGACGAGATCTACCGCCGCGAAAAGGTCGGCCACCCGAAAGACACGCTGCAGGACATGGCGCGCCAGATCGGCCAGCTGCCGCTGGCCTTCTCTCCGGGTACGGAATGGCGCTACAGCCATTCGATTGATGTGCTCGGCGCGATTGTCGAGATTGTCAGCGGGCAGCCGCTCGACGAATTCTTCAAGGAGCGTATCTTCGGACCGCTCGGCATGCAGGACACGGACTTCTGGGTGCCGCCCGAGAAGATCCACCGCCTGATGGCCTGCTACCAGAAAGACGCGCAGACCGGCGAGACGACCCTCGCCGATCCGGCCGGCGCGGCCTCCAAGCTCTATGCGAAACGCCCGAACCTGCTGAACGCCGGCGGCGGACTTGTCTCCACCATGCGGGACTATCACCGCTTTGCGCTGATGCTGATGCGCGGCGGCACGCTGGACGGCGCACGCATCATCAGCCCCAAGACCTGGGAGTTCATGCACCAGAATCACCTGCCAGATGGCAACACGATGCGCAGCATGGGCCGCTCGGCCTTCACCGAAGTCATGGCCGACGGCGTCGGCTTCGGCATCGGGGGTTCGGTGGTGACGGACTATGTGCAGACCCGCCAGCCGGGCAGCAATGGCACGTTCAGCTGGGGCGGGCTGGCCTCGACCTTCTTCTGGATCGATTCCGAGGAAGAGATCATCGCCATCCAGGCCACGCAGCTGATGCCATCCTCCACCTATCCGATGCGGATGCAATTCCAGCAACTCGTCTACGCGGCGATTGACTGGTGAGATGACTTGGCTTCGGTTTCTCCTCTGCATAACGACGATGCTACCGGCAGCATTGTCCGCTTACGGACAGGCGCTGAGGCAACCAGAATTACTCTCGCGCTATCATCATTTGATCGCGGAGTTTGACCGATCGGGATTTGTAGCTTTCGAAAAAGACTACCTTGCCGAGCTTGGACCGAATGGCGATCCATGCCTTTTTGGCTGCAATTCGGGCTTCTCGGGAAACAGCCCTGATGTGCACGGTGACGGCTATCGCGAATTCCTCATTCGCACCGACATTGTTGTGCTCGCGCGAATGCTTCACTACCCCGCGAGCGCACTGGATAATCTGGAGCGGTCCACGAATCTTCTGCTGACGTATCACAAATCCTATCTTGAAAACGACCCATACGGAGGGTCATCGGCCGGTCTTGATGAACGTTTTTGGGATGCAGCTTGGAAAGATTATGCAGGCTGCGTTGGTACCCTTATCCCGCCGGTTCTGCATGCAGCCGTCCTCCGCGGAGAGGTGCAGCAGTTAAAGTATCGCTTTTCGTTGTCTCCCGAGGACAAGCAGAGACTTAGCTTGATTGATCAGACGCTGAGAGAGATGTATGGAGAAAATGACTGAAGCAAAGCCAGCCTCGGTCCGGGAAGCAATCCTCTCGCTTACCGCCGCCAAAGGCGCGGGCAAGACGATTGCGCCGGAAGACGCCGCCAAGGCGGTCAGCCCGGAGAATTTCGTGCGTGTGCTGAAGGATGTGCGCGCCGAAGCGATCCGCCTGCACAAGGCAGGTGCCATCGCGATCTACCGGAAAGGCAAACCGGTGGATGACCCGGATACGTTCAAGGGCGTTTACCGGCTCGGCCTGCCGGCCTGATGGCAAAGGCGCCGGACCCGTTCCACGAGTTCGTGGCCGAACTCTTCCACGGCCTCGGCCCGGTCACGATCAAGCGCATGTTCGGCGGCGCCGGCGTCTGGCAGGACGGCGTGATGTTCGCGCTGCTGGCGGATGACACGATCTTCCTGAAGGCGGACCCGGCCTTGCGCGCCGCGCTGACCGAGGAAGGCAGCTACCCGTTCGTCTGGGAGCGTCCCTCCGACAGCAAGCAGATCGATCTCGGCTATGTCAGCCTGCCATCTTCGGCGCTCGACGACGCGGATGAAGCAGTGACCTGGGGACGCAAGGCACTCGGCGTTGCGAGAGAAGCGAAGCTGAAGGCGCCGCCGCCAAGGAAGCGGAAAAAGGTCTAGGCCACCGCCGGCCGGCGGGCCGGTTGCTCCAGCGAGAAGGCGTACTCGGACGAGCCATGCTGGCGCAGGTGCTGCAGGCGTTGCCAGCCATCCTCGAGCGTGAAGCGCTCCCCTTTCGGGGCCCACCACATCACGAAGCCGGGGCCGTCGCTGCGGTCGATCTCGTTGGCGAGGCGGCGCATGCCGGGCGGGTGGGTGCGGCCATTGTGGCTGAAGGCCTTCAGGTCTTCCATCGAGCGCCAGACGGCGAGGGTGGAGATGTCCGGCGCGCGCCATTCCGGCGGATACGGGAACGCATTCGTGAATCCGCGCCAGCTGCCATCCGGGCAGCGCAGGCCGTGGTCGTGGTGGACGAGGCCCTCGAACGCGTCGCCGTCCTTGAAAATGCGGGGCAGCAGCGCGACAAAAACCTGAACGAATTCATTGCTGAAGTCGAACTTTCCCATTGGGCGCGCGCAATTGAAGTGCACCAGCCTGTAGTCCATGGCGTCCGCCCCGAATATCCATCCGGGGCGAACCGTATCCTGAAATGAGTTTCGTAATCTTTAAGGGAAACGAAATTCCGGCCTGCAATCTGAAGTTACTTGCCTTTGAACTCGGCGGGTCGCTTCTGCAGGAAGGCGGAAACGCCTTCGCGGAAGTCGGATGTGCGCCCTGCCGTGCGCTGGGCGATGCGCTCATTGTGCAGGGCGGCGCCGAAATCGTCGTCGCAGGCGTCCCAGATGCACTGCCGCGCCAGCGACAGCGCCACGGTCGGACCGGTAGCGAGCTTCTGGGCAAATTCCTTCGCCGTCTCCATCAGCTTGGCATCCTCGACCACGCGGTTGACGAGGCCCCATTGCATCGCCGTTTCGGCCGGCAGCTTTTCACCCAGAAGTGCCATCTCCATGGCGCGCACGCGGCCGATCGTCTTGGCGAGCAGGTAGCTGGAGCCGCCATCCGGCACGAGGCCGATGCGGCGGAAAGCCTGGAGGAAGTAGGCGCTCTTCCCGGCGATCACGAGATCGCCCATCAGGCCGATCGCGCAGCCGACACCGGCGGCGGCCCCGTTCACGGCAGTGATCACCGGATGGGGATGTTCGCGGATGGCGGTAACCAGCGGATTGTAGAACGCATCGAGCGCCTTGCCGGCATCTGGCTGCGAATCAGGATGCGCGATCGACGGGCCGGATCCCATGCCGCCGAGGTTTGCGCCGGAGCAGAAGCCGCGGCCCTTGCCGGTGAGGATCGTGCAACGCGCCTCGGCGGCCGCGACTTCAAAGGCGTGCAGCAGTTCGATGGCCGTATCGACGCCGCAAGCGTTCAGCGTCTTGTCGTCATCAAAGGCGATGACCGCGATGTCGCCGTCGCGCTCGTAGGAAATCTTCTCGTACTTGGCCATCCGGCGGTCTCCCTTGTGTCGAATTGGGCCTGAATTACCGCGATTGACCCACCCCGTGAACGCCTCACGCAGGGGCAAGGCTTGCCCGGGGGAATGGCGCAAACGCTGAACAGGCGCTACACTGTTTACAACGCTACAGGTTCACACGTCACACTTGGAGATTCGTCATGGCCCTCGACGGCACCCCCGGCACCGGAATGCGCGCGTTGCTCGACAAGCAGAAAGCCGCTCACCTGCGCGACGGCATTCCGTCTGTCGCCAAACGGATCGAGTGGCTCGACAAGTCGATCGACCTGCTTGCCACGCATGGTGATGCGTTCAACGATGCGATGTGTGCGGACTTTGGCCACCGCTCGAAAGACCAGTCGAACCTCACCGACATCGCCGGCTCCATCGGCGCGCTGAAACACGCGAAGAAACACCTGGCCCAGTGGATGAAATCCGAGAAGCGCAAGGTGGAGTTCCCGCTCGGCCTGCTCGGCTCCAAGGCCGAAGTGCAGTACCAGCCTAAGGGCGTGATCGGTGTGCTCTCGCCTTGGAACTTCCCGGTCAACCTGACCTTCACGCCGCTCGCCGGCATCTTCGCGGCAGGCAATCGCACGATGATCAAGCCGTCGGAATTCACCGAGGCGACCTCGCAGCTGATGAAGGAGCTGATCGCGAAATACTATTCGCCGGAAGAATGCGTCGTCGTCACCGGCGGCCCGGACGCGGGCGCGGAATTCACCAAACTGCCGTTCGACCACATCCTGTTCACCGGCGCGACTTCGATTGCACATCATGTCATGCGCGCCGCCGCCGACAATCTCGTGCCGCTCACACTTGAGCTTGGCGGCAAGTCGCCGGTCATCCTCGGCCGCTCGGCCGACATGCAGAAAGCCGCCAACCGCATCATGGCCGGCAAGACGCTGAACGCCGGCCAGATCTGCCTCGCGCCGGACTATGCCTTCGTGCCGAAGGAAAAGACCCAGGAATTCGTCGGCGCCGCAACCCGCGCGGTCGAGACGATGTATGCCTCCGGCCTGAAGGACAATGACGACTACACCTCGGTCATCAACCAGCGCCACTTCGACCGGATCCAGGGCTATCTCGAAGACGCGCGGTCCAAGGGCGCGCAGGTGATCGAGATCAATCCGAAGGCGGAGAATTTCGCCCAGCAGCCGCACCACAAGATTCCGCCGCACATCATCGTCGATCCGACCGACGACATGAAGGTGATGCAGGACGAGATCTTCGGGCCGATCCTGCCGATCAAGTCCTACAACGATGCCAAGGATGCGGTCGCCTACATCAACGCCCATCCGCGTCCGCTCGGTCTCTATTACTTCGGAGAGGACGCCGCCGAGAAAGACCTTGTACTGAACAACACCACGTCCGGCGGCGTGACGGTCAATGACGTGATTTTCCACGTGGCACAGGAAGACCTGCCTTTCGGCGGCGTTGGCCCGGCCGGTATGGGCTCTTACCATGGCCGCGACGGCTTCCTGGAGTTCAGCCACAAGAAGGCGATCTACACCCAGACCGGCAGCGAGTTGCTGGCGATGATGCGTCCGCCTTACGGCGACAAGTACCGCGCGCAGGTCAAAGGCCGGATGAAGAAGTAGACGGAAGGGCGCCCTCCCCCGGGAGGGCGCCGCCCCGAAATTCCGTCAGTCCCCGGAAGGGGGCTCCCACAGCTCGATCGGGTTGCCCTCGGGATCGTGGACGCGGGCGAAGCGTCCGGTCTCCGGCGTGTCCCATTCCTTGCGCGTCTCGACCGCGATACCGGCTGCGCGCAGGGAGGCGAGCAGGGCGTCGAGACCGCTGACGCGGAAGTTCAGCATGTAGGACTTTCCCGCCGGCCAGTAATCGGTCGCCGCCTTGAACGGCGCGAACACGACCGGCCCGGATTCGACTTGCCAGAACCACTCGTCTGCGACCTTGGTGCCGGTGCCGTTGTGTCCGGCGCCCACGGCAAGGTGCTGGTCATACCAGGCGCCCAGCGCCTCCGGATTCTCGGCGCGGAAGAACACGCCCCCAATTCCCAATACCGGCATCGCGACCTCACTTGGCTGATCCGCCCGCATCAACTGCCTTTCCGGTAGCGGCGTCAACCGCCCGGCCGCGCGCTAGGCGAGCGGCATCCACAGCATGCCGCGCAGGCTCGCGCCTTGCGCATCCTGTCCGCCGCCGAGGCCCAGCACGAGCGGGCCTTGAGGGGCAGGTGTGTAGGTGCGGAACACGCGGTCCCAGAGGGACAGGGCATTGCCATAGTTGGAGTCCATCTCGGCACGGAGGATGGAGTGGTGCGTCCGGTGCATCTCCGGCGTCACGACCACCAGCCGCAAGGCGCGTTCAAGCCGGCCGGGCAGGCGGACGTTGGCGTGCGTGAACAGGGCCATCAGGCCGAGCAGGATCTCGTATCCGAGCGCTGCGGCTACCGGCGCGCCGAGGGCGAACACCACGGCCGCTTTCCACGCCATCGAAACGGCCGCCTCAAACGGGTGGAAGCGCAGGCCGCTGGTCACGTCGAGGTCGCGGTCGGCATGGTGCACGCGGTGCAGGCGCCAGAGCAGCGGCGCCTTGTGCATGGCAAGGTGCTGCGCCCAAACGGCGAGGTCCATCAGCACAAGGACGAGCGAGGCGACAAGCCAGGCCGGCAGCGTGAGCTGGTTGAACAGGCCAAAGCCCGCCTCGCCCGCCGCCAGCGCCGCGCCGGCCACCGTCGCCGGACCCATCAGGCGCACGGCCAGCGACGAGACGCCGCCGAGTGACAGGTTGGTGATCCAGCGCCCGAGGCGCGGCAGGACGCGGGCCCGGGCAGGAAAAGCGGCTTCAAGCAGGGCGAACAGGCTCAGTCCGCCAAGCGTCAGGCAAAGGCGGAGGATCGTTTCGGAACTCAAACGATATGCCGCCCGTGTGGATCAGCGCTTCTTCAGGAAGCCGGGAACGTCCGAGCCGAAGCCTTTGACGCGGTCCGGTGCCGGCTCGAGGATCAGGTCGTCGTCCTTGCGCTTGAAGTCGCGCTGCGGGCGGTCGCGCTTTTCGCTGCGGTCGCGGTCGGTGCGTTCCGTGCGCTCGGTGGTGCGATCAGAGCGCTCGGGGCGCTCGGGGCGCTCCGCGCGCGGTTGCTCGCTGCGCTCACCGCGCGGTGCGTCGCCGCGATCCCGGCGTCTGCCGCCGCGCGGGCCGCGTTCCCGTTTCGGTGCATCCTCGCGGGCAGCAGGTGCCTCCGCAACAACGGCTTCGTCCGATTCAGCGACAACGGTTTCCGCGGCAACGGCTTCCACAGCGGCTGGCGCATCCTCGCTGCGCTCCCGGCGGCGCGGGCCGCGATCACCGCGATCACCGCGTTCGCCGCGGCCACCCCGGCCCCGGTCGCGCTCACGTCCACCGCGCTTGTCGCCGCGGTCGCGCTTTTCTTCCGGCGGAAGGTCCTTCAGTTCTTCGAGCAGGCCCTCGGGCATGAATTCCTTCACGTCCTGCTTGATCATCTTGAGCACGAAGCCCCAGGATTTTTCATCGCCCGGCGAGACCAGCGTGTAGCTTTCGCCGCTGCGGCCTGCGCGGCCGGTGCGGCCGATGCGGTGGATGTAGTCTTCGTCTTTCGGCGGCGGGCCGAAGTTGAACACATGGCCGACATCCGGAATGTCGAGGCCGCGTGCGGCGACGTCCGAGGCGACGAGCAGTTTCAGCGAACCATCGCGGAAGCGCTGCAGCGTATCGGAGCGCACGGATTGCGGCAGGTCGCCGTGGATCGGCGCGGCGTCGTGGCCGTGCTTGGTCAGCGAGGCGGCGACGATGTCCACCTCAACCTTGCGGTTGCAGAACACGATGCCGTTCTTCACGTTGCAGGACTCGATCACGCGGCGCAGCGCCGTGCGGCGGGCTTTGCCATCGTTCGTAGGCAGATGAACGACGTGCTGGGTGATGGTCTTGGCAGCGTCGGTCGGGCGCGCCACTTCGATCTTCTTCGGATCTTTTTGGAAGGTCTTCGCAAGGCGCTGGATATCGCTCGGGAAGGTCGCCGAGAACAGCAGCGTCTGGCGGCCGGGCGGAAGTTTCGAGCAGATCTTCTCGATGTCGGGAATGAAGCCCATGTCGAGCATCCGGTCCGCTTCGTCGATGATCAGCGTCTCGACGCCCATCAGGAGGAGCTTGCCGCGGTCGAACTGGTCCATCAGGCGGCCGGGCGTGGCGATCAGCACGTCCACGCCGCGTTGCAGCAGCACTTCCTGTTCCTTGAAGCTGACACCGCCGATCAGCAGCGCCATCGTCAGCTTGAGGTATTTGCCATACTTCTCGAAGTTCTCGGCAACCTGCGCCGCAAGCTCGCGCGTCGGGCAGAGGATCAGGCAGCGCGGCATCCGGGCGCGGGCGCGGCCGGTGGAAAGGCGCTGGATCATCGGCAGCACGAAGGCTGCCGTCTTGCCGGTGCCGGTCTGCGCAATGCCGGTCACGTCGCCGCCCATGGCGATGTGCGGGATGGCTTCGGCCTGGATCGGGGTCGGGATCGTGTAGCCGGATTCCGTCACGGCCTTGAGGATGTTCTCGGCCAGGCCGAGATCAGCGAAAGTCACTTGAGTCTGAGTCAAAGGGGTCGTCTCCGGGATGTCTGGTTGATTTGCCTGGCCGCCCGTATTGGCGGCGCTCGTCCTGCGTCCTTAAGGTCCCCATGACCCAACGGACTGCAGCCGGGCGAATCCCATGCCCGGAACATAGAAGCGGCCCATACTGCATTTTATGAGTGCCGTATAGCCCACGCTTCAGGCGAAATAGGCACTACCATTGCAGAAACAAGCACCGGCCTCTTGCACTCGTGCAAATTCCGGCGCTTTCTTGCGCGCCGGACGGAGCCGGCGAGGTGGGGACCTATGTCGGAAATATTCGTATCGTACAACCGCGAGGACCTGAAAACGGCCCAGGTCATCGTCGATGGGCTGATCGCGGAGGGGTTCGATGTCTGGATGGACATGAACCTCCAGGCCGGTGAAAACTACGACGAAATCACGGAAGACCGCCTGCACAAGGCGCGCGCCGTGGTCGTGCTCTGGTCCAGCCGCTCGGTAAAGTCGCGCTGGGTGCGCGCCGAGGCGACCATCGGCGCCCGCAAGAACACGCTCGTCCCCCTGATGATCGAGGCCTGCGACCGGCCGGTCATGTTCG
The genomic region above belongs to Acidobacteriota bacterium and contains:
- a CDS encoding VOC family protein, with product MPVLGIGGVFFRAENPEALGAWYDQHLAVGAGHNGTGTKVADEWFWQVESGPVVFAPFKAATDYWPAGKSYMLNFRVSGLDALLASLRAAGIAVETRKEWDTPETGRFARVHDPEGNPIELWEPPSGD
- a CDS encoding enoyl-CoA hydratase/isomerase, whose product is MAKYEKISYERDGDIAVIAFDDDKTLNACGVDTAIELLHAFEVAAAEARCTILTGKGRGFCSGANLGGMGSGPSIAHPDSQPDAGKALDAFYNPLVTAIREHPHPVITAVNGAAAGVGCAIGLMGDLVIAGKSAYFLQAFRRIGLVPDGGSSYLLAKTIGRVRAMEMALLGEKLPAETAMQWGLVNRVVEDAKLMETAKEFAQKLATGPTVALSLARQCIWDACDDDFGAALHNERIAQRTAGRTSDFREGVSAFLQKRPAEFKGK
- a CDS encoding beta-lactamase family protein, producing MFEHDPTDPHEVGLNADRLAAMPGYFKENYIDTGKLPCMGLLVSRGGEIAHESYTGTTEMGGDKPIGPDTIFRIYSMTKPITTLAIMMLVEECKLRLDHPVSRYIPEYKNAMVWDGGTAAAPKLRKPDREMQVLDLVTHTSGLTYGFLFQDETDEIYRREKVGHPKDTLQDMARQIGQLPLAFSPGTEWRYSHSIDVLGAIVEIVSGQPLDEFFKERIFGPLGMQDTDFWVPPEKIHRLMACYQKDAQTGETTLADPAGAASKLYAKRPNLLNAGGGLVSTMRDYHRFALMLMRGGTLDGARIISPKTWEFMHQNHLPDGNTMRSMGRSAFTEVMADGVGFGIGGSVVTDYVQTRQPGSNGTFSWGGLASTFFWIDSEEEIIAIQATQLMPSSTYPMRMQFQQLVYAAIDW
- a CDS encoding DUF3253 domain-containing protein; this translates as MEKMTEAKPASVREAILSLTAAKGAGKTIAPEDAAKAVSPENFVRVLKDVRAEAIRLHKAGAIAIYRKGKPVDDPDTFKGVYRLGLPA
- a CDS encoding TfoX/Sxy family protein, translating into MAKAPDPFHEFVAELFHGLGPVTIKRMFGGAGVWQDGVMFALLADDTIFLKADPALRAALTEEGSYPFVWERPSDSKQIDLGYVSLPSSALDDADEAVTWGRKALGVAREAKLKAPPPRKRKKV
- a CDS encoding coniferyl aldehyde dehydrogenase, giving the protein MALDGTPGTGMRALLDKQKAAHLRDGIPSVAKRIEWLDKSIDLLATHGDAFNDAMCADFGHRSKDQSNLTDIAGSIGALKHAKKHLAQWMKSEKRKVEFPLGLLGSKAEVQYQPKGVIGVLSPWNFPVNLTFTPLAGIFAAGNRTMIKPSEFTEATSQLMKELIAKYYSPEECVVVTGGPDAGAEFTKLPFDHILFTGATSIAHHVMRAAADNLVPLTLELGGKSPVILGRSADMQKAANRIMAGKTLNAGQICLAPDYAFVPKEKTQEFVGAATRAVETMYASGLKDNDDYTSVINQRHFDRIQGYLEDARSKGAQVIEINPKAENFAQQPHHKIPPHIIVDPTDDMKVMQDEIFGPILPIKSYNDAKDAVAYINAHPRPLGLYYFGEDAAEKDLVLNNTTSGGVTVNDVIFHVAQEDLPFGGVGPAGMGSYHGRDGFLEFSHKKAIYTQTGSELLAMMRPPYGDKYRAQVKGRMKK
- a CDS encoding sterol desaturase family protein encodes the protein MSSETILRLCLTLGGLSLFALLEAAFPARARVLPRLGRWITNLSLGGVSSLAVRLMGPATVAGAALAAGEAGFGLFNQLTLPAWLVASLVLVLMDLAVWAQHLAMHKAPLLWRLHRVHHADRDLDVTSGLRFHPFEAAVSMAWKAAVVFALGAPVAAALGYEILLGLMALFTHANVRLPGRLERALRLVVVTPEMHRTHHSILRAEMDSNYGNALSLWDRVFRTYTPAPQGPLVLGLGGGQDAQGASLRGMLWMPLA
- a CDS encoding DEAD/DEAH box helicase, whose amino-acid sequence is MTQTQVTFADLGLAENILKAVTESGYTIPTPIQAEAIPHIAMGGDVTGIAQTGTGKTAAFVLPMIQRLSTGRARARMPRCLILCPTRELAAQVAENFEKYGKYLKLTMALLIGGVSFKEQEVLLQRGVDVLIATPGRLMDQFDRGKLLLMGVETLIIDEADRMLDMGFIPDIEKICSKLPPGRQTLLFSATFPSDIQRLAKTFQKDPKKIEVARPTDAAKTITQHVVHLPTNDGKARRTALRRVIESCNVKNGIVFCNRKVEVDIVAASLTKHGHDAAPIHGDLPQSVRSDTLQRFRDGSLKLLVASDVAARGLDIPDVGHVFNFGPPPKDEDYIHRIGRTGRAGRSGESYTLVSPGDEKSWGFVLKMIKQDVKEFMPEGLLEELKDLPPEEKRDRGDKRGGRERDRGRGGRGERGDRGDRGPRRRERSEDAPAAVEAVAAETVVAESDEAVVAEAPAAREDAPKRERGPRGGRRRDRGDAPRGERSEQPRAERPERPERSDRTTERTERTDRDRSEKRDRPQRDFKRKDDDLILEPAPDRVKGFGSDVPGFLKKR
- a CDS encoding DUF3291 domain-containing protein, giving the protein MDYRLVHFNCARPMGKFDFSNEFVQVFVALLPRIFKDGDAFEGLVHHDHGLRCPDGSWRGFTNAFPYPPEWRAPDISTLAVWRSMEDLKAFSHNGRTHPPGMRRLANEIDRSDGPGFVMWWAPKGERFTLEDGWQRLQHLRQHGSSEYAFSLEQPARRPAVA
- a CDS encoding acyl-CoA dehydrogenase family protein; its protein translation is MAFDAETRAALIEQVRRFVTETCVPVEAQVGEEDAVPQHVIDEMKALGLFGIAVPEEYGGLDLDMETECLVAFELGKTSPAFRSVAGTNIGIGSQALILFGTDEQKSKWLPGIASGDLIASFALTEPEAGSDAAGLKTKATRDGDHYILNGTKRYITNANKADLFTVMARTNPNEPGAKGVSAFIVERNTPGLSVGVPEKKMGQQGAHICDVIFENARVPAANMIAKEGEGFKVAMSVLDKGRLHISAVATGVSKRLIREMVNYSLERKQFGKPIFEHQMLQALIADSQAETYAAECMILDAARRRDAGEDVTMLASCTKLFATEACGRVADRAVQIFGGAGYVTDYGIERFYRDVRIFRLYEGTSQIQQIIIARELARAAKTGNL